In the Mesorhizobium sp. M1D.F.Ca.ET.043.01.1.1 genome, AGTCGATCTTCCGCGTCGCGCACGACTATTCCTTCCTCTACGGCGTGTTCGCCGTGTCGCTCGCCATGCTCACCGGCTGGCTCGGACGCATCGTCTTCCGCAAGGATTGAGGCTTCAGGGAAAAATGGGAAGACCCATTTTCCCGTGAAAGAGGGTTCCCCTCTTCGCAATCTTGCGGTAGACCGCCGCCTCCCGCCCGACGGGCAACCAACGCACATTCAATTTCGGCAGAGCGGTCCGGCCATCCGGACGACGGCGCGTTTTCCGACGCCGGCAATCCGGTGCCGCGGCGCAATGACAGGAGGCTGCGATGCAATCGGCATTCGGCGGCATCGATTTCGGCACGTCCAATTCCACGGTGGGCGTGATCCGCGACGGACGCGCTCGACTGGTGGCGCTTGAGGGCGAGCAGCCCACTTTGCCGAGCGCCGTCTTCTTCAACTTCGAGGACGGCCATACCTATTTCGGCCGGCGCGCGATCGCCGACTACACCGACAGTGTCGAGGGCCGGCTGATGCGCTCGCTGAAGAGCGTGCTCGGCAGCTCGCTCGCCAGCGAGAAGACGCGCATCAAGGCACGCCTGATCGGCTTTACCGACATCATCGGGTTCTTCATCGGCCATTTGAAGAAGCGGCTGGAGGAGGATGCCGGCGGCCCGGTCGAGCGCGTCGTGCTCGGCCGCCCGGTACAGTTCGTCGACGACGATGCCGAAGCCGACGCGAAGGCGCAGGGCGAGCTCGAAAAGGCGGCGCACGCGCAGGGCTTCAAGCATATCGCCTTCCAGTTCGAGCCGATCGCGGCAGCGCTCGACTACGAACAGAACGTCGCGCAGGAAGAGCTGGCGCTGATCGTCGACATGGGCGGCGGCACTTCCGACTTTTCGGTCGTGCGCGTCTCGCCGGAGCGCGCCCGCTCGGACGACCGCAAGGGCGACATCCTCGCCAATCGCGGCATCCATATCGGCGGCACGGATTTCGACCGGCTGCTGAGCATCGCCCATGTCATGCCCGAGCTCGGCTATCTGACGCCGACCAAGGACGGCAAGCGCAATCTGCCGGCGAGCTATTTCGTCGACCTCGCGACCTGGCAGCGCATCAACCTCGTCTACACCGCCAAGGCGATGTCGGACCTCAAGCAGATCCGCTTCGAGGCCGAGCGCGCCGACCTCGTCGACCGCTTCATCCACATCGTCGAGCATCGTTACGGGCATGCGATGGCCGGCCTGGTCGAGCGGGCCAAGATCGCGCTCACCGACCAGTCTTCGGCCGAAGTCAAAGTGTCGCTGCCCGGCGCACGCTTCGCGGCCGGGATCACGCGCGCGGGCCTCGAGGAAACGATCGGCGCGGACATCGAACGGGTGACCGCGACGGTCAGGCGGACGATCGCCGACGCCGGTGTTGCCGCCTCCGCCATCACGGCCGTGTTCCTCACCGGCGGCTCGACGGCGATCCCGCTGGCAAAGCGGCGGATCCTCTCACTGGTGCCGCAGGCCTCGGTCATCGAAGGCGACATGTTCGGCTCGGTGGGGCTCGGCCTGGCGCTGGATGCCAAGCGGAAATTCGCTTGAAGCTTCTTTTCTCTGGTGGCTAAAGTCTGACGCTTGGTATTCGACACGGACTTCCGTTTTGGGTGGTAAGCGGACCCTCGGATGGGCGCGCCCGAATTGTCACGGACATACAGGGCGGAATCCAGTACAATGATCTGTCTCTGCTCGCAGACGATCACCTGTGTTCTCGACTCCAATTTGGCCGCAGAGCCGATGGGCCTAAATGTCGGGAGGACGAAAATGCGCCAGATCAAGTCCCTGATCCTACTGTCAATTCTTTCGCTAACGCCAGGATTGAGCATCGCGGCGGAAGAACTTCCAGCCGATACGCTTGTGATCCAGGCGGAAATCCAGAGAG is a window encoding:
- a CDS encoding Hsp70 family protein — protein: MQSAFGGIDFGTSNSTVGVIRDGRARLVALEGEQPTLPSAVFFNFEDGHTYFGRRAIADYTDSVEGRLMRSLKSVLGSSLASEKTRIKARLIGFTDIIGFFIGHLKKRLEEDAGGPVERVVLGRPVQFVDDDAEADAKAQGELEKAAHAQGFKHIAFQFEPIAAALDYEQNVAQEELALIVDMGGGTSDFSVVRVSPERARSDDRKGDILANRGIHIGGTDFDRLLSIAHVMPELGYLTPTKDGKRNLPASYFVDLATWQRINLVYTAKAMSDLKQIRFEAERADLVDRFIHIVEHRYGHAMAGLVERAKIALTDQSSAEVKVSLPGARFAAGITRAGLEETIGADIERVTATVRRTIADAGVAASAITAVFLTGGSTAIPLAKRRILSLVPQASVIEGDMFGSVGLGLALDAKRKFA